A region from the Mycolicibacterium litorale genome encodes:
- a CDS encoding ABC transporter substrate-binding protein codes for MRRLAGGLAAVGLVFTAGCAGAGTLGATDQTVTIAMVSNSQMTDARELSSRFEEANPDIKLRFVTLSENQARAKITASTAMGGGEFDVVMISNYETPQWAENGWLVNLSDYTRQTPGYDENDFFPSLRESLSYEGDMYAVPFYGESSFLMYRKDLFEQAGITMPRTPTWQQVADAAARLDGPDMVGICLRGKPGWGEVLAPLDTVINTFGGRWFDENWNAQLTSPEVQRAVQFYVDTVTKVGEPGAAASGFGECATQFGQGRTAMWYDATSAVSVLEDPESSTVVGKVGYAMAPMVEKPNSGWLYTWALGIPQSSDKKDSAWKFISWMTDKNYIRLVGEELGWARVPPGSRLSTYQIPEYQEASKAFGQATLDSIEGADPLKPTVKPVPYTGIQFLAIPEFQDLGTRVSQQISAAIAGQKTVAEALEQSQRYAEIVGRTYQEKS; via the coding sequence ATGCGCCGGCTGGCGGGAGGTCTGGCCGCCGTCGGGCTGGTGTTCACGGCCGGCTGCGCCGGCGCCGGCACCCTCGGCGCGACCGACCAGACCGTCACCATCGCGATGGTCTCCAACTCCCAGATGACCGACGCCCGCGAACTGTCCTCGAGGTTCGAGGAGGCCAACCCCGACATCAAACTGCGGTTCGTCACGCTGTCGGAGAACCAGGCCCGCGCGAAGATCACCGCCTCGACCGCGATGGGCGGCGGCGAGTTCGACGTCGTCATGATCAGCAACTACGAGACGCCGCAGTGGGCCGAGAACGGCTGGCTGGTCAACCTCTCCGACTACACCCGCCAGACACCGGGGTACGACGAGAACGACTTCTTCCCGTCCCTGCGCGAGTCGCTGTCCTATGAGGGCGACATGTACGCGGTTCCCTTCTACGGCGAATCGTCGTTCCTGATGTACCGCAAGGACCTGTTCGAGCAGGCCGGCATCACGATGCCGCGTACCCCGACCTGGCAGCAGGTCGCCGACGCGGCCGCCAGGCTGGACGGCCCCGACATGGTGGGCATCTGCCTGCGCGGCAAGCCCGGCTGGGGGGAGGTGCTGGCACCGCTGGACACCGTCATCAACACCTTCGGCGGACGCTGGTTCGACGAGAACTGGAACGCCCAGCTGACCAGCCCCGAGGTGCAGCGGGCCGTCCAGTTCTACGTCGACACCGTCACTAAGGTGGGCGAACCCGGCGCCGCTGCAAGCGGATTCGGGGAGTGCGCCACGCAGTTCGGGCAGGGTCGCACCGCCATGTGGTACGACGCGACCTCGGCGGTGTCGGTGCTCGAGGACCCGGAGTCGTCCACCGTCGTCGGCAAGGTGGGATACGCCATGGCCCCGATGGTGGAGAAGCCCAACTCCGGCTGGCTCTACACCTGGGCGCTCGGCATCCCGCAGAGCAGTGACAAGAAGGACTCCGCGTGGAAGTTCATCTCGTGGATGACCGACAAGAACTACATCAGGCTCGTCGGTGAGGAACTGGGATGGGCGCGGGTGCCGCCCGGCAGCCGCCTGTCGACCTACCAGATCCCCGAGTACCAGGAGGCGTCGAAGGCGTTCGGGCAGGCCACGCTCGACTCCATCGAAGGCGCCGACCCGCTCAAACCGACGGTGAAGCCGGTGCCCTACACCGGGATCCAATTCCTCGCCATCCCGGAGTTCCAGGATCTCGGCACCCGGGTCAGCCAGCAGATCAGCGCCGCGATCGCCGGGCAGAAGACAGTCGCCGAGGCGCTCGAGCAGTCACAGCGGTACGCCGAGATCGTCGGCCGGACCTACCAGGAGAAGTCATGA